From bacterium, a single genomic window includes:
- a CDS encoding alcohol dehydrogenase catalytic domain-containing protein, producing MSKMKAVVKIRPEKGGAELMDVDTPTIRPDEVLVRVQSTSICGTDIHIYEWNPWAQRRMGEKQLPQILGHEVAGVVVEVGQAVRSIRKGDYISCETHIYDPGDLTSLLGQRHIGEHMQILGVDRDGVFAEYVAVPERVCWRNDRSIPPEYACVQEPMGNGVYAVLGEDADVAGKTMVIVGDGPTALFATGVARAAGVAKIIVVGFSDFAMDIAKRMGADHVLDIKKTSLEERHKFILDETDGFGVDISVEMVGGEKPIEEAFTHLRKGGRLTAFGVASEAKVPVDYNNGLVFKGAQVCGINGRKIFDTWYRMRNLLAAQRIDISPVVTHVMALHEFEKGFEMLLAVPRLAAKIVLFPDENELKDAEKRISSKG from the coding sequence ATGTCAAAAATGAAAGCGGTAGTCAAGATAAGGCCGGAGAAAGGTGGAGCCGAGTTAATGGACGTAGACACGCCGACTATTCGCCCGGACGAAGTTCTCGTCCGGGTGCAATCAACTTCAATCTGCGGAACCGATATTCATATTTATGAGTGGAATCCGTGGGCGCAGAGGAGAATGGGCGAAAAGCAGCTTCCCCAGATACTTGGACACGAGGTTGCAGGAGTGGTGGTGGAGGTAGGTCAGGCGGTAAGAAGCATAAGGAAGGGCGATTACATATCCTGCGAGACCCATATATACGACCCCGGCGATTTGACTTCGCTTCTGGGACAGCGGCATATCGGCGAGCACATGCAGATACTGGGCGTGGACCGGGACGGAGTATTCGCCGAGTATGTGGCCGTGCCCGAACGCGTTTGCTGGCGAAACGACCGCTCGATCCCGCCGGAGTATGCTTGCGTGCAGGAACCCATGGGCAATGGCGTTTATGCGGTGCTCGGCGAGGATGCCGATGTCGCGGGCAAGACGATGGTTATAGTAGGCGACGGGCCTACGGCGCTTTTTGCCACCGGTGTTGCTCGGGCAGCAGGTGTCGCAAAGATTATCGTCGTGGGGTTTTCAGACTTCGCCATGGACATTGCCAAACGCATGGGCGCCGACCATGTGCTCGATATAAAGAAGACAAGCCTTGAGGAAAGACATAAGTTCATTCTTGATGAGACGGATGGCTTCGGCGTGGATATCTCCGTAGAGATGGTCGGCGGGGAGAAACCTATTGAGGAAGCCTTCACCCATTTGAGAAAAGGCGGACGCCTGACCGCGTTCGGCGTGGCTTCGGAGGCAAAGGTGCCTGTCGACTACAATAACGGGCTCGTATTCAAGGGCGCGCAGGTTTGCGGTATAAACGGACGCAAGATATTCGATACCTGGTACAGGATGCGCAACCTCCTTGCCGCGCAAAGGATTGACATCTCTCCCGTTGTAACCCACGTAATGGCATTACATGAGTTTGAGAAAGGCTTCGAGATGCTTTTAGCCGTCCCGCGTTTGGCGGCAAAAATTGTACTCTTCCCAGACGAAAATGAATTAAAGGATGCAGAAAAGAGAATTTCAAGCAAGGGTTGA